A stretch of the Pseudomonas helvetica genome encodes the following:
- a CDS encoding TIGR00730 family Rossman fold protein: MSLASVCVFCGASTGTDPAYRQAAIALGQALARRKLTLVYGGGAVGLMGIVADAALAAGGEVIGIIPESLKNSEIGHTGLTRLEVVDGMHARKARMAELSDAFIALPGGLGTFEELFEVWTWGQLGYHGKPLGLLEVNGFYSKLTAFLDHVVGEGFVREHHRDMLQMSESPQDLLDALDAWQPVVAPKWAGQKPS, encoded by the coding sequence ATGTCTTTAGCGTCTGTTTGTGTATTTTGCGGCGCCAGCACCGGCACTGACCCGGCGTATCGGCAAGCGGCGATCGCCCTCGGCCAGGCGCTGGCCCGGCGCAAGCTGACGCTGGTGTATGGCGGCGGTGCTGTCGGCTTGATGGGTATCGTGGCCGATGCGGCACTGGCGGCGGGTGGCGAAGTGATCGGGATCATCCCCGAAAGCCTGAAGAACTCGGAAATCGGCCACACCGGCCTGACGCGTCTGGAAGTGGTCGACGGCATGCATGCACGCAAGGCGCGCATGGCCGAGCTGAGTGACGCGTTTATCGCTCTGCCGGGCGGCCTCGGCACCTTTGAAGAGCTGTTCGAAGTCTGGACCTGGGGCCAGCTCGGTTACCACGGCAAACCGCTGGGACTGCTGGAAGTGAACGGCTTTTACAGCAAACTCACTGCATTTCTTGATCATGTCGTCGGCGAAGGCTTCGTTCGCGAGCATCACCGTGACATGCTGCAAATGAGCGAATCGCCGCAGGATCTGCTGGATGCGCTGGATGCCTGGCAACCGGTGGTAGCACCAAAATGGGCCGGGCAAAAACCCAGCTAA
- a CDS encoding transglutaminase family protein, producing the protein MSARYQILHDTHYHYDSPVSLAQQLAHLWPRHCAWQRCIDQQLQISPEPTSRRDELDVFGNPLTRLAFERPHDELLVNARLTVEVLARPVHDFNQSPAWDMTRSALTYSSQPIAPQLMDACRYRFESPYVHLKSSFVEFSESCFALGRPLMLGVQALMEKIFSEFTFDAEATQVATPLVEVLERRRGVCQDFAHLMLACLRSRGLAARYVSGYLLTQPPPGQPRLIGADASHAWVSVFCPVLGWVDFDPTNNVQPALEHITLAWGRDFSDVSPLRGVILGGGSHDPEVQVTVMPLDERGS; encoded by the coding sequence ATGAGCGCCCGTTACCAGATTCTCCACGACACCCATTATCACTATGACAGCCCGGTCTCGCTGGCCCAGCAACTCGCTCATTTGTGGCCACGGCATTGCGCCTGGCAGCGTTGCATCGATCAGCAATTGCAGATCAGCCCGGAGCCGACTTCGCGCCGCGATGAGCTGGACGTGTTTGGCAATCCGCTGACCCGGCTGGCGTTTGAAAGGCCTCACGACGAACTGCTGGTCAATGCCCGGCTGACCGTCGAAGTGCTGGCCCGGCCGGTGCACGATTTCAATCAATCGCCGGCCTGGGACATGACCCGTAGCGCGTTGACCTACAGCAGTCAGCCGATTGCGCCGCAGCTAATGGATGCGTGCCGCTATCGGTTTGAGTCGCCGTATGTGCACTTGAAGAGCAGCTTCGTCGAGTTCTCCGAAAGCTGTTTTGCGCTGGGCCGTCCATTGATGCTGGGCGTTCAGGCGCTGATGGAAAAAATCTTCAGCGAGTTCACCTTTGACGCCGAGGCAACTCAGGTCGCGACGCCACTGGTGGAAGTGCTGGAACGTCGGCGCGGGGTCTGTCAGGACTTTGCGCACCTGATGCTCGCTTGCCTGCGTTCCCGCGGATTGGCGGCGCGTTACGTCAGTGGTTATCTGCTGACCCAGCCACCACCGGGCCAGCCCCGATTGATCGGCGCCGACGCATCCCATGCCTGGGTTTCGGTGTTCTGTCCGGTGCTGGGCTGGGTTGATTTCGACCCTACCAACAACGTGCAACCGGCGCTGGAGCACATCACGCTGGCCTGGGGCCGGGATTTTTCCGATGTCTCGCCATTGCGTGGAGTAATACTGGGCGGCGGCAGCCATGATCCGGAAGTGCAGGTGACCGTGATGCCATTGGATGAACGCGGTTCTTGA
- a CDS encoding circularly permuted type 2 ATP-grasp protein: MPDLLDRYPLTPGTYHELLDDSGAVRPHWRRLFDQLQRSTPAQLLQRQALLARQIQENGVTYNVYADPKGADRPWELDLLPHVMAADEWQQLSAGIAQRARLLNAVLADLYGPQRLIAEGLLPAELVFGHNNFLWPCQGIQPPDGVFLHLYAVDLARTPDGRWWVTADRTQAPSGAGYALENRTIVSRAFPELYRDLQVQHLAGFFRTLQETLARQAPSADEVPLVVLLTPGRFNESYFEHLYLARQLGYPLVEGGDLTVRDATVYLKTLSGLRRVHAIMRRLDDDFCDPLELRTDSALGVPGLLDAVRQGRVLVANALGSGVLESPGLLGFLPKINQFLFGEELILPSIATWWCGEPPVLAQALEKMPELLIKPAFPSQSFASVLGRDLSEKQRQDLSERMQARPYAYVAQELAQLSQAPIWQAEDGQLQHRAIGMRVYAVASQDGYRVLPGGLTRVAAEPDAEVVSMQRGGASKDTWVLGERAPIGEQWKTQRTLGVHDLVRRDPYLPSRVVENLFWFGRYCERCDDSARLLRIMLTRYVDGDDPQALQAAVDLGESLLLLPDEGELPERLLTALCGDDWAFSLRSNLQRLQWAASQVRGKLSRENWQALVELQRDAMELETEEPDFGERLDFLNRLVMSLAALSGFALDDMTRDEGWRFLMIGRRIERLQFLGSSLAAFLRGAGAFDQAGLEWLLELGNSSITYRSRYLAVAQLIPVLDVLLLDEQNPHGVLFQLKLVTRTLKRLNDDFGLPRDLALPSLVERLARFDLGCLENGLFGEASVRAALSGLADLLQEIADVSNQVSDRLALRHFAHVDDVSQRTVSV, translated from the coding sequence ATGCCTGACCTGCTTGACCGTTACCCGCTTACGCCGGGCACCTATCACGAATTGCTCGACGATAGCGGTGCGGTGCGCCCGCACTGGCGACGGCTGTTCGATCAGTTGCAACGCAGCACGCCCGCGCAACTGCTGCAACGGCAAGCCTTGCTGGCACGACAGATTCAGGAAAACGGCGTCACCTACAATGTTTACGCCGACCCCAAAGGCGCTGATCGTCCATGGGAACTGGACCTGCTGCCCCATGTGATGGCGGCTGATGAGTGGCAGCAGTTGTCCGCCGGGATCGCCCAGCGTGCGCGTTTGCTCAACGCGGTACTGGCGGATTTGTATGGCCCGCAGCGCTTGATTGCCGAAGGCCTGCTGCCGGCAGAACTGGTGTTCGGCCATAACAATTTCCTCTGGCCCTGTCAGGGCATCCAACCGCCGGACGGGGTCTTTTTGCATCTGTACGCGGTGGATTTGGCGCGCACGCCCGATGGGCGTTGGTGGGTCACGGCGGATCGGACTCAAGCGCCGTCCGGTGCCGGTTACGCGCTGGAAAACCGCACCATCGTGTCGCGGGCCTTTCCGGAGTTGTACCGTGATTTGCAGGTGCAGCATTTGGCCGGGTTCTTCCGTACCTTGCAGGAAACCCTCGCACGTCAGGCACCGAGTGCCGATGAAGTGCCGCTGGTGGTGTTGCTGACGCCGGGACGATTCAACGAGAGCTATTTCGAACACCTGTATCTGGCTCGCCAACTGGGTTATCCATTGGTTGAGGGCGGTGACCTGACCGTACGCGATGCCACGGTCTACCTGAAAACCCTCAGCGGCCTGCGTCGGGTTCACGCGATCATGCGTCGGCTCGACGATGATTTCTGCGATCCGCTGGAGTTGCGCACCGACTCGGCGCTTGGTGTGCCGGGCCTGCTTGACGCGGTTCGACAGGGGCGGGTGCTGGTGGCCAATGCCTTGGGCAGTGGCGTACTGGAGTCGCCGGGGCTGTTGGGCTTTTTGCCGAAGATCAATCAATTCCTGTTCGGCGAAGAACTGATCCTGCCGTCCATTGCCACCTGGTGGTGCGGCGAGCCTCCGGTGTTGGCGCAGGCCCTGGAGAAAATGCCTGAACTGCTGATCAAACCGGCGTTCCCCTCGCAGAGCTTTGCCTCGGTATTGGGCCGTGACTTGAGTGAAAAACAGCGCCAGGACCTCTCTGAGCGCATGCAGGCACGGCCTTATGCCTATGTGGCGCAAGAACTGGCGCAGCTGTCGCAGGCGCCAATCTGGCAAGCCGAAGACGGCCAGTTGCAGCACCGGGCGATTGGCATGCGCGTTTACGCAGTGGCCAGTCAAGACGGCTATCGGGTGCTGCCCGGCGGCTTGACCCGGGTTGCGGCGGAACCCGATGCCGAGGTGGTGTCGATGCAGCGCGGCGGCGCAAGCAAGGACACCTGGGTGTTGGGTGAGCGAGCGCCGATCGGCGAGCAATGGAAAACCCAGCGAACCCTTGGCGTGCATGATCTGGTGCGACGCGATCCCTACCTGCCGTCGCGGGTGGTCGAAAACCTGTTCTGGTTCGGCCGCTATTGCGAGCGCTGCGACGACAGTGCGCGGCTGCTGCGGATCATGCTCACGCGTTACGTCGACGGCGACGATCCGCAAGCCTTGCAGGCCGCGGTCGATCTCGGTGAAAGCCTGTTGTTATTGCCCGACGAAGGTGAATTGCCCGAGCGTTTGCTGACGGCATTGTGCGGTGATGATTGGGCCTTCAGCCTGCGCTCCAACCTGCAACGCTTGCAGTGGGCAGCCTCCCAGGTGCGCGGCAAACTCTCGCGAGAGAACTGGCAGGCGTTGGTGGAGTTGCAGCGCGATGCCATGGAGCTGGAAACCGAAGAGCCGGATTTTGGTGAGCGGCTGGATTTCCTCAACCGCCTGGTCATGTCGCTCGCGGCGCTATCGGGCTTTGCGCTGGACGACATGACCCGCGATGAAGGCTGGCGCTTTTTGATGATCGGGCGGCGGATCGAGCGATTGCAGTTTCTTGGTAGCAGCCTGGCCGCGTTCCTGCGCGGCGCCGGGGCTTTCGATCAAGCCGGGCTGGAATGGCTGCTGGAGCTGGGCAACAGCAGCATCACCTACCGCTCCCGCTACCTGGCGGTGGCGCAATTGATTCCGGTGCTCGATGTGTTGCTGCTCGATGAGCAGAACCCTCACGGCGTATTGTTCCAGTTGAAACTGGTGACCCGGACCCTCAAACGCCTGAACGATGATTTTGGTCTGCCGCGCGATCTGGCGTTGCCTTCGTTGGTCGAGCGTCTGGCGCGATTCGATCTCGGTTGCCTGGAGAACGGGTTGTTCGGCGAAGCCAGCGTCCGCGCAGCCCTCAGTGGATTGGCGGATCTGCTGCAAGAAATCGCCGATGTCAGCAATCAGGTGTCTGATCGTCTCGCGTTGCGGCACTTCGCCCATGTCGATGATGTCAGCCAGCGCACGGTGTCCGTCTGA